A stretch of Gossypium hirsutum isolate 1008001.06 chromosome A06, Gossypium_hirsutum_v2.1, whole genome shotgun sequence DNA encodes these proteins:
- the LOC121230494 gene encoding uncharacterized protein: MSETLVLPATETGSKDHIARDDALSQAMLRILEKVIGRNTGFGGRGSITEQLQSNKAELFRGVTGVTPNVAEYWMEESTQLERLTWDFYKSTFQGKYVGASYIDTRRHEFLNFTQGDHSVAEYEGRFESSDSSTERGDFLALVERAYIAEEVKHAERQNRERERGRNKRDSGPSSSTLRPKKKVRSNGPVRVGAPIAPTKNLPCRHCGRRHPSKCWRTTRACLGYGSTEHHIRECSLRVDQMQAPGSCTAQSPRVVQQPPRGRSRARGGNGMGRGQRALGRDIGSTHSNVPNTVSETLGIPVKDISSGVTVVSLVGQSIRVSKLYRDILLEVQETDIRTVRDFSDVFPKELSGLPPNQKVEFKIKLISSTVTLYRMALKELTELKAQIQELLDRRFIRPNDILVYSKSENEHDEHLRVNEAVLDWKRPKNVSAIRSFLRLAGYYWRFVEGFSLIAALLTKLLCKGVPFMWNDAQQESFEKLKTVLTQAPILIQPESGKTMWYTVMHHVSGWVVAYARW, encoded by the exons ATGAGTGAGACGCTGGTGTTACCTGCGACTGAGACTGGGTCTAAAGATCACATAGCCAGGGACGACGCCTTGTCTCAAGCTATGCTGAGGATATTAGAGAAGGTCATTGGGCGGAACACTGGATTTGGAGGCAGAGGGTCGATTACGGAACAACTCCAGTCCAACAAGGCTGagttatttaggggtgtcactggagtcaCCCCTAACGTGGCCgagtactggatggag GAGAGCACTCAGCTCGAACGACTGACATGGGATTTTTATAAGTCTACTTTTCAAGGTAAATATGTAGGGGCAAGCTACATCGATACTAGGAGACATGAGTTTCTGAATTTCACGCAAGGAGATCattcagtggctgagtatgag GGACGGTttgagagttctgatagctccacagagagaGGTGACTTTTTAGCACTAGTAGAGAGGGCATATATCGCCGAGGAGGTGAAGCACGCTGAGCGCCAAAACAGAGAGAGAGAAAGGGGTAGAAACAAGAGGGATTCGGGGCCCTCGAGTTCTACgctgaggcctaagaaaaaggtcagATCTAATGGACCAGTTAGAGTTGGGGCCCCCATTGCACCTACAAAGAACTTGCCTTGTAGgcattgtggtagacgccatccgaGCAAATGTTGGAGGACTACTAGGGCATGTTTAGGATATGGGTCTACTGAGCACCACATTCGTGAGTGTTCACTGAGGgtcgatcagatgcaagctccagGTTCTTGTACAGCGCAGTCACcgagggtagttcagcagccacctaggggtcGTAGTCGggctaggggtggtaacggcATGGGCCGTGGACAAAGAGCACTGGGAAGAG acataggctctacacactCCAATGTACCTAACACTGTGTCTGAAACTTTAGGTATTCCGGTTAAGGATATTTCTAGTGGGGTGACTGTTGTGAGTCTTGTAGGGCAATCTATCCGAGTTAGCAAATTGTATAGAGACATCCTGCTAGAGGTCCAAGAGACA GACATCAGAACTGTGAGGGATTTTTCAGATGTCTTTCCCAAGGAACTATCGGGTTTGCCTCCGAACCAAAAAGTGGAATTTAAGATTAAGCTTATTTCAAGCACAGTCACCCTCTACcgaatggcactgaaggagcttacggagcttaaggctcaaattcaggaATTGCTAGATCGTAGGTTCATTCGTCCTA atgatatcttggtgtattctaaGTCTGAAAATGAGCACGATGAGCATCTGAGAGTG AATGAGGCGGTGTTGGATTGGAAACGACCAAAGAATGTATCTGCGATCCGCAGCTTTCTAAGGTTGGCGGGTTACTATTGGCGCTTTGTAGAAGGATTCTCCTTGATTGCAGCTCTGTTGACTAAGCTTCTGTGTAAAGGAGTTCCTTTTATGTGGAATGATGCACAGCAAGAGAGTttcgagaagctcaagactgtTCTGACTCAGGCTCCTATTCTAATACAGCCTGAGTCTGGTAAGACTatgtggtatacagtgatgcatcacgtGTCAGGTTGGGTTGTTGCTTATGCAAGATGGTAG